In Vanessa atalanta chromosome 9, ilVanAtal1.2, whole genome shotgun sequence, the genomic window attaaataaacaaatatcttaCAATTAAtgacacaaatataatatattcaatgtgTTTTAGTctcaaatattataactttataccttaatttttttaggaAATGCTGGCTAAGCTTTTAAATAATGATCCTGATTTGTCAACACCTGATCATTCTagtgaaaaagaaaatattcctTCCTTGCTTGGAACAACTATTGGAGGTAAATCATAACAAACTATTTGctacatgtatataaaaaatgatttcatttgactttgaaattaaatttttatattcatacattAAATGCGtttatacattaacattttatatatgtagtttatatcCAATTCTCTATTGGAATAGTATGAAGTAAATGTTGGAATTACAAAATCAATAAGTTTCAACTGATCCTTCCGAACTGAATGTGGGTTATGCGAGTTAGGTGCGTCGgcaattatagaatattatgtaaaatatatttttattttaggtcttttgtaatttatttgtttctcaTATCTGactgatttaatttattggctTACTTTTGTTATAGAAACAACTGAGGAGCCTAACCAAAATGTGCAAGAAGATAATGCTATAGATGAAAACAATTTGGAATCACAACCAGGAACTTCACAGTCTATCACTACTGAAATTGAAAGCATCCAAAATTTACCTACAGACAATGTaatgttactaattaatataattagaaattataagtctgtttaaataatttgttcttaatcttataaatttagACGGTGTTTTAGAAAAAGAATCAGTCTGTGCTGATAAAAATGACAAATCCAAATACATAATTTcctataataagaataaaataaaagcatgtAACAGCAGGACGAAACGGAGGAGGACGTAGCCGGGCTGCTGCGCCAGCGCACGCACACCATCGTGCACGCCGAAGTGCTGCGCGCCGTGTACGAGCGCGTGCACGACGTGTCCAGCACGCTGCGCACGCGCGCGCTGGCGCTGCTCGCCGACTGTCTGACTTCCGAACATCCTGCCATGAAGGAGGCTATCAAGGTGACTTGCGTGTACTTCATACACTCTCATTCCATTCGATTGAAAGCATAGAAATCCATGccgaaattatatgtatattgattcattaaattacatacatgcTTTACTGTCCATCGAACTTGTCCGGAAAAAATCTACAGTTTCATGACTCAATCCGATCTCTCAGAGAAGTGCAATTACAAAACATCATCCTTTCAATTAATCTTGATCGGAGAATCTACGaatgttattttctattattacacTTTCGAGTTGATTGAAGAGATTGAAACAAAAGTGGCCGACCCACCAGGAACTGAACGGCGCGGGCGCGGTGTCGCGGCTGGCGGCGGTGGGCGCGCGCTGCGTGTGCGACGAGCGCGCCGTCGTGCGCAAGGCGGCCGCGGGGCTGCTGCACCGCCTGCTCGCCGACATGCTGCACGACGCCCGGATGCCCCAGGACTCGGACTACGCGGTCAGTACGCACTCGAAAACGCACTGAGTAATGTCGTcgagtttcattaaaattttcgaGCGGTCTCGTGATTCGTGATCGCACAGACTTAATTGCTTACTTGTTAAAGTTATGAATCGTATGTGTGAGACGATAGCGTGTGCCAACGCAGATGCTGGTGGGCCTGTGCCGCGACGCCAGCATCGTGGTGCGTGTGAGTGCGGTGGGCGCGCTGGGCGAGCTGGCTGCGAGTGCCGCCCACCGCGCCGCGCTCGATGCCTTCCTCGCCGGGCCCATGCACCGCCTATCCGACCCGGAAACCAAGGTGCGTCTTCATATAGGTGCTACTGTTGCGAGGCATTTGCGCATTGTCGAACAGAGTCTTCGAAGTGTACGAACAGGTTAAGGGATATAGCTATTAATTTCTTTAACCTAAAAGAAGAAGAGaagaaataaaatgtagtaACAACTTTACGTTGGCAGCATTTgtttacgtaaaataattatgttcagTAGATAAACGATATGCATATCTATTACAGATTCAAGACCAAGTCGTGGCTCTCATACAGCAACTTTTAATAGAGCGCATACGTAAGTACGACGCTCTCGTAACCGAAGATCCACTGCCGTGGGAGTTCCTCGCCGGAATCACGCGTCATAATATGAAGAGACATCTTCAGAAAGCGTGCGCGTTGCTGGCCAAGTCATCGAATTGcatcaagtaatttttttaaaaaaaaaaaccaatattatCAGCGAAAATGTTTTAAGCCCCTcggtaaaattaatatattttattggtcatgtttaaaatattacgtgtgttcttaaattataattatgtttaaaacgtgtatatttatttatgtttgtttgcaGTCATCGTTTAGTGGATTTATTAAGCACCCACTTGGGGATACTCAACGACGAACGAGACCTGCAGTGCCTGGTGCTTCTGACGAGCATTTCGCGGCACGTAGATTACTCAGATGTCGGCTTCCTGCTGGACTACTATTACAATCTGACCGAAAAACCGGTACGTACGCCCCGCGCCATTACGCTGTCCGCGTAACCAATCTCGCCCGTCGCTACTCCTGACCGtcgtgaagaaaaaaaatatagtagtatCTGAGAAGCTGAGCCAGAACTTCGACTGTAAATTAAagcgtgaaattaaaaaaatgtaataaaataaagaaaataatttatatgccgctggattaaaataatatagttgtttTAATGCAGGGTTATAGTCTAAGCATGCATTACAACTTTCCAACAATGTTGCcttcgaaaactattcaggatatcagATAGTACTATACTGTCGATAATATCGTCTTGTATCAATAATGTCCATACTATCGATAGCTTTCCATGAGCAATAGTATTGATATGAGCATCAATAATCGCATTGCTTACGATATTATTGCTTACGCCATAACTATCGATAGACAATCGACTCTTTcacgatagtggactatcgatatgcaacactactaTCAACTATTTCACTTAATACCTCGAAGGGTAAATAGTGATGCGACTGCGCACGTCGGTAGGAACGGGACGCGCGGCTGGTGCCGCTGACGCTGGAGCTGCTGGCCACGTGGTCGGCACGTGTGGGGGGCGAAGCACGAGCCGCACTGCGCGACCATCTCGTCACGCGCCTGGCCGCCGCCGTCGACGACGGTACAAGACTACTGTTTTGTATCTCGTATCTCGACACAAAGTTCAATTCAACgattgcataaaaaatataaaatttttagtatttgattAATGGAAGGCTGTTCCTAAAGCCTTATCTAGGAAGGCTCGTTTTGTcgcatttaaataacatattgtgCAGTGCAGTTAAAAGACGTTACATTGTATACGAATTCCattgtaacaataatttcattaatctaaattatattttcctagGAAGCAGAACTGCGAGCGCATCTCTCGCGGCTCAACTGGATCCTGAAAATTTGCAGTGGGCAACGGAGTTGatgcaaatatgtatatattaattattttctgctTAAAATAAGTCGACAACAGGTGACCCTACTCAGTACAACGGAAAACTTAATTTCACTACATTACTTACTTAAATGTAGCGTGTTTTGGACACGCTCGTGCGTTATAAAGGCGTCTAAAAATAGAAGTATTAGAGCTCGGCCCGTGTGTCGGCAGCGGAGCGGCGCGCGCTGGAGAGCGGCGCGGGTGACGTGCGCGAGTGGGTGCGCGCCGCCGACGTGTCGCTGGTGGCGCCCGCGCCGCCCTCGCCGCAGCTGCTGCGCCTCTTCCTCGCCGCGCTGGCGCAGCCGCCACCCGGTACGGTCCTCGccatattataactatttttacttttttgtacCCCATCAACGGAGCAGCCTAATGCGTTAGTTCGAGTCTCTTTTATCTGAAACTTTTCGATTATCCATTCGAATATTACGAAACGCGGCACTAACGGTTTCCATGGAGAGACAAGCCGAGTGATAGTCAAAACGTGTGCGTGCAGAGTGGGGCGACGAGGAGCGCGGCCtgtgcgcggcgggcgcggggcggCTGTGCGTGCGCTCGCGGGACGCGGCGGCCGCGCTGGCGCCGTCGCTGGCCGCGCTGCTGCGGGACGACGCCGCGCCGCTCTGCGCGCGCCTCAACGCGCTGCTGGCGCTCACCGACATCTGCACCAGGTGCGCGACGCTCACCACTTGACTTCAGACGCTAAACGCGACGGTACATGACGCTGGTCGTACATAGGTACTCGTGCATCGTGGAGCCGCAGCTGGACTCGGTGTGCGGATGTGTGGCGCCTCAGGCGGCGCCCCCTCTGCGACGTGCGGCGGCTCGCGCACTCACGCGCCTGCTGCTCGCCGGGTATCTTCGTCTGCGCACGCCGCTCTACTATCGGTATGACATCCGTGTCGAtacaattgtattgttttttatttaacattgtattTTGAATCTCGCTCTCTCGTCGGTCGAGCAGGTACTGCGCGCTGCTGGCGGACGAGGACCACGACGTGCGCGAGCCGGCCGAGTACTACGTGTCGTGCTGTCTCACCGTCGACACCATCTATCATCACTTCGTCGACTGCGTGCTGCACTACAACAACCAGGAAAGCGGTCAGTGGGCTGTGCTACTCGGCAGTCGGTCGGCGGTGCAGCTCATTTCATACGACCCTCACCGCAGAGAGCATATCGTTCGACGCGCGGCAGCTGATCTACGACGTGATGCTGCAGCGCATGTCGCTGGTGCAGAAGCTGAACGTGCAGTGCCGGCTGGCGCGCGAGGTGCTGGAGCACGCGGGCGCGCTGTGCGACGACGGCGACGAGCTGTCGGCCGCGCTCAACGCCGCGCTGCTCGACACCATCACGCTGCTCTGCGGCCCGCGCATGAAACTGCCCAGTGAGTCGCGGGGACCcacaacaaaatatactttattcgagtaggcttttgcgagcacttttgaaccgccattttacaaaacatatagttttgtaaaatggcTAGCTAGGTTGGATCTATTTCTTCTTGGTCGTATCAACCTACGGAGAAGAGTCGGCAAAAGACTCAGCAGTTACTCctttctaattttttaaatacaaagttatattgattaaatataatataatttattatgtctgAAAGAcgacaagtattagctccacgcatTTTTctcatcatatatatttaacaaacgatttgaatttaaaataagcaaagTAAAAAATTTCTGCGGAAATAAAAGATTACCTTGCCGcaggatttattgacttataagcttatccttaatattattatgttttatagaaAAACCGGAAAAAGCCGGGGATGCCGATATAGATGACCTTCAGGAACGAGTTACGACGAACATCGTATCTCATGTGAGTTGCATTTCTCATTTAAGTTAAGCTAGCTCCATACTATCCTCCGATCTTTTGAATAGATTTGTTATGATGATGTAATGTAGACTTTGGTTTGGGAACCAAAATCTAGTGAATCGAACTGAGGATAGATCGAGTACACTTAGATTCAATTGTGGATTTTGAGCGTGCGCGGTCAAGGTTCAAAGTTTGGACAACTGAGAGCAGCcattaaaaacattgaaagcctttattatattatatagagacaaatcattatttaactaaacatcCGCTCAACAATGGCCGTAATCTTTTATCATGGTAAATTACCGATCATCGTTAACGTGTTAACATcactattcaaatataaatcagtAGACATAAAACTAATCGACTTGagtctacaaaaaaaaagtttatgtttgaaccggttatttttttatttttttcttatggaATCTTATCATCCATAAACATTTTCTTCCTGCCCTAGTTTTTCACGGAGAGAGAACAggtaaaattagaaaatattatatagcgaATAGAATTGATGTATATATGAATacttctgtttatttttaaatgtaagtacctacttatttaatttgtggCCTGATGCTAAAAGGGCCAATTTCAATAACCCTTACTTTTCGTACTCAGAAACGGAATAATAGACATAATATTTTCTCGGTCGGTTTACATATACATACCTTTTTACATAATATCAGTAATGTTAACTTATGTTATGTAATGTCTTATAGATTATTTgcactaataaatttattttttaattttttggcaAATAGTAAATTTGGttcatattttactaataaatgtcCTTTTAGCTCCAtgccaatttattattttgtcaaagTTCAGTATATCCATCCATcgtgcattttaaatttaaaattaactgcaTTATTTGgttgaagtaataaaaaacatatattaattgagacaaattacgattaaattatatatatatatattatgtatattatagacTCCGCTTTAAAGCTCATAAGTTCGCGGAATCGAAGGGTTAGaatgaaaataaagaaacatttctTTTTGTCGTTTCCAATATATTCATCTGCAAGACGATTACATTATTCAAGCCACTCAATTAGTTCATTTATACTTTTTCCTGATTCCTTCGTACTCCCAAAATAATGTAGCCATGATTTTCCGGCCGTCTGCGTTCCAATGAACTTCTTGGTCCTGTGCCATTTTCATATTGTGGAGTTTTATTTGGACTCAGGTTCACAATTATGAAGGTTGACTCAAAACATCATCTTTGTTTTCATTGCATAATTTCAAAACGTACCACTAGTAACTGGTTTACGATATTTTCCCGTCGAGTCTCCGAATGTCGCCAGTATGGTTTGAGCACGTTGACAATACGGTTTGCACTGGTCCTCCCTGCTTGACAAAGTATAATGGTGCGATACTGAGTTTTAGCCATATTCTACTCTTATCACGATTGAGTCGCTTGTACAACGATACTTCAggctattaatttaataatgacaatATTTCATCTTTATTATGTATTGGTGCTCAACTAAAAACCAGCTATTACGCGAACTTAAAAGTAACATATATGTAAGGATTTTTATGTCTCGAAAAACTGACGCtggtaaaaatatacataataaaataaatgtattcataaatattacaagttgttacaattttttttctgctACTCAGAAAATGAAGCGCACGGTGGCGGAGGTGCTGGTGCCGGCCGTGCTGCGGCTGTACGCGCACATGCGGCCGCGCGGCGGGCAGCTGGCCGCCTACCTCGTGCGCATCGCCACCGACCTGCTCAACGACTACCGCCACGAGGTCAGTGCTCGTTTCTTACAAAGGAATTTGAATAGAGTCTTGGTCACGTGCTTTGAcgtaatttaactaataattaaatatctaaccAGAAGAAGCACATTTACTTTACAA contains:
- the LOC125066166 gene encoding condensin-2 complex subunit D3-like isoform X2; translation: MEEVLRELNKLRLDNLIEEWVQAIYESEFLEFSEIPADYENSVEYVDIKSVFHSAMNAIDAWLNTNLDNEEERSWTVLSHQIKHQHLLALLAYYIDFGGKNVVSREHRNNAIHASRLYYKLLCIPGYKAYNIYHSQLFTHSLVCLNYPKAMCDNEENYFNAKELTCEVNSVIKELGYFVNDLRQIIQNLHLTSNDMNFEDIVSNLVDITGGAIVNKLNIDKIELAKLSGVIYEMIDVLVCEANGEPNSAAIQLLFKCLLPKFIAASVDCRHVNNVVRASYVTYSGLLLTKFGKAALPGYVVLLEHLCYTLDGLEKAEVRSARVSLVVGLMSLLPRKSYGNYVKWLLKLSTTAKVPHRQIALEMLAKLLNNDPDLSTPDHSSEKENIPSLLGTTIGETTEEPNQNVQEDNAIDENNLESQPGTSQSITTEIESIQNLPTDNQDETEEDVAGLLRQRTHTIVHAEVLRAVYERVHDVSSTLRTRALALLADCLTSEHPAMKEAIKELNGAGAVSRLAAVGARCVCDERAVVRKAAAGLLHRLLADMLHDARMPQDSDYAMLVGLCRDASIVVRVSAVGALGELAASAAHRAALDAFLAGPMHRLSDPETKIQDQVVALIQQLLIERIRKYDALVTEDPLPWEFLAGITRHNMKRHLQKACALLAKSSNCINHRLVDLLSTHLGILNDERDLQCLVLLTSISRHVDYSDVGFLLDYYYNLTEKPERDARLVPLTLELLATWSARVGGEARAALRDHLVTRLAAAVDDGSRTASASLAAQLDPENLQWATELMQISERRALESGAGDVREWVRAADVSLVAPAPPSPQLLRLFLAALAQPPPEWGDEERGLCAAGAGRLCVRSRDAAAALAPSLAALLRDDAAPLCARLNALLALTDICTRYSCIVEPQLDSVCGCVAPQAAPPLRRAAARALTRLLLAGYLRLRTPLYYRYCALLADEDHDVREPAEYYVSCCLTVDTIYHHFVDCVLHYNNQESESISFDARQLIYDVMLQRMSLVQKLNVQCRLAREVLEHAGALCDDGDELSAALNAALLDTITLLCGPRMKLPKKPEKAGDADIDDLQERVTTNIVSHKMKRTVAEVLVPAVLRLYAHMRPRGGQLAAYLVRIATDLLNDYRHEIEELIENDEELVERVQQFQETIGLEASFGNTRNLVTASAPPEPDTPRARKRPRPYAHSPRKRALRI
- the LOC125066166 gene encoding condensin-2 complex subunit D3-like isoform X1, whose translation is MEEVLRELNKLRLDNLIEEWVQAIYESEFLEFSEIPADYENSVEYVDIKSVFHSAMNAIDAWLNTNLDNEEERSWTVLSHQIKHQHLLALLAYYIDFGGKNVVSREHRNNAIHASRLYYKLLCIPGYKAYNIYHSQLFTHSLVCLNYPKAMCDNEENYFNAKELTCEVNSVIKELGYFVNDLRQIIQNLHLTSNDMNFEDIVSNLVDITGGAIVNKLNIDKIELAKLSGVIYEMIDVLVCEANGEPNSAAIQLLFKCLLPKFIAASVDCRHVNNVVRASYVTYSGLLLTKFGKAALPGYVVLLEHLCYTLDGLEKAEVRSARVSLVVGLMSLLPRKSYGNYVKWLLKLSTTAKVPHRQIALEMLAKLLNNDPDLSTPDHSSEKENIPSLLGTTIGETTEEPNQNVQEDNAIDENNLESQPGTSQSITTEIESIQNLPTDNQDETEEDVAGLLRQRTHTIVHAEVLRAVYERVHDVSSTLRTRALALLADCLTSEHPAMKEAIKELNGAGAVSRLAAVGARCVCDERAVVRKAAAGLLHRLLADMLHDARMPQDSDYAMLVGLCRDASIVVRVSAVGALGELAASAAHRAALDAFLAGPMHRLSDPETKIQDQVVALIQQLLIERIRKYDALVTEDPLPWEFLAGITRHNMKRHLQKACALLAKSSNCINHRLVDLLSTHLGILNDERDLQCLVLLTSISRHVDYSDVGFLLDYYYNLTEKPERDARLVPLTLELLATWSARVGGEARAALRDHLVTRLAAAVDDGSRTASASLAAQLDPENLQWATELMQISERRALESGAGDVREWVRAADVSLVAPAPPSPQLLRLFLAALAQPPPEWGDEERGLCAAGAGRLCVRSRDAAAALAPSLAALLRDDAAPLCARLNALLALTDICTRYSCIVEPQLDSVCGCVAPQAAPPLRRAAARALTRLLLAGYLRLRTPLYYRYCALLADEDHDVREPAEYYVSCCLTVDTIYHHFVDCVLHYNNQESESISFDARQLIYDVMLQRMSLVQKLNVQCRLAREVLEHAGALCDDGDELSAALNAALLDTITLLCGPRMKLPKKPEKAGDADIDDLQERVTTNIVSHFFTEREQKMKRTVAEVLVPAVLRLYAHMRPRGGQLAAYLVRIATDLLNDYRHEIEELIENDEELVERVQQFQETIGLEASFGNTRNLVTASAPPEPDTPRARKRPRPYAHSPRKRALRI
- the LOC125066166 gene encoding condensin-2 complex subunit D3-like isoform X3, yielding MEEVLRELNKLRLDNLIEEWVQAIYESEFLEFSEIPADYENSVEYVDIKSVFHSAMNAIDAWLNTNLDNEEERSWTVLSHQIKHQHLLALLAYYIDFGGKNVVSREHRNNAIHASRLYYKLLCIPGYKAYNIYHSQLFTHSLVCLNYPKAMCDNEENYFNAKELTCEVNSVIKELGYFVNDLRQIIQNLHLTSNDMNFEDIVSNLVDITGGAIVNKLNIDKIELAKLSGVIYEMIDVLVCEANGEPNSAAIQLLFKCLLPKFIAASVDCRHVNNVVRASYVTYSGLLLTKFGKAALPGYVVLLEHLCYTLDGLEKAEVRSARVSLVVGLMSLLPRKSYGNYVKWLLKLSTTAKVPHRQIALEMLAKLLNNDPDLSTPDHSSEKENIPSLLGTTIGETTEEPNQNVQEDNAIDENNLESQPGTSQSITTEIESIQNLPTDNQDETEEDVAGLLRQRTHTIVHAEVLRAVYERVHDVSSTLRTRALALLADCLTSEHPAMKEAIKELNGAGAVSRLAAVGARCVCDERAVVRKAAAGLLHRLLADMLHDARMPQDSDYAMLVGLCRDASIVVRVSAVGALGELAASAAHRAALDAFLAGPMHRLSDPETKIQDQVVALIQQLLIERIRKYDALVTEDPLPWEFLAGITRHNMKRHLQKACALLAKSSNCINHRLVDLLSTHLGILNDERDLQCLVLLTSISRHVDYSDVGFLLDYYYNLTEKPERDARLVPLTLELLATWSARVGGEARAALRDHLVTRLAAAVDDGSRTASASLAAQLDPENLQWATELMQISERRALESGAGDVREWVRAADVSLVAPAPPSPQLLRLFLAALAQPPPEWGDEERGLCAAGAGRLCVRSRDAAAALAPSLAALLRDDAAPLCARLNALLALTDICTRYSCIVEPQLDSVCGCVAPQAAPPLRRAAARALTRLLLAGYLRLRTPLYYRYCALLADEDHDVREPAEYYVSCCLTVDTIYHHFVDCVLHYNNQESESISFDARQLIYDVMLQRMSLVQKLNVQCRLAREVLEHAGALCDDGDELSAALNAALLDTITLLCGPRMKLPSEKTGKSRGCRYR